The following proteins are encoded in a genomic region of Micromonospora olivasterospora:
- a CDS encoding anthranilate synthase component I, producing MTDGVVSPDQATFTDLAGRWRVVPVTRRLLADGETPVGVYRKLAGGPGTFLLESAEQGAGSAGLAWSRYSFVGVRSSATLTASDGVAYWTGQPPAGLPTGGDPVRVLRETVAALAGPAWNPASGMPPLTGGMVGYLGYDLVRRFERLPELTEDDLGVPELGMMLATDLVVLDHYDGSALLIANAVLPPSDAPDRDAQVAAAYHHAVGRLDAMTTALSRPIPPMISTVARPAAGDVVSRTAEGGYPKAVEAAKEAIRAGECFQIVLAQRFERATHADPLDVYRVLRTTNPSPYMYLLRFDGFDIVGSSPEAHLKVSTAADGRRRALLHPIAGTRPRGGTPEADARLAAELLGDPKERSEHVMLVDLGRNDLGRVCRPGTVEVPEFATIERYSHVMHIVSTVVGELRQECTAFDALAATFPAGTLSGAPKVRAMEIIEELEPVRRGLYGGTVGYFGFGGDLDMAIAIRTALIRHGRAYVQAGAGVVADSDPAAEDQETRNKAAAVLAAIAAAETLRPAR from the coding sequence ATGACCGACGGCGTGGTGAGCCCCGACCAGGCCACCTTCACCGACCTGGCGGGCCGCTGGCGGGTCGTCCCGGTCACCCGCCGGCTGCTCGCCGACGGGGAGACCCCGGTCGGGGTCTACCGCAAGCTGGCCGGCGGCCCGGGCACCTTCCTGCTGGAGTCCGCCGAGCAGGGCGCCGGCTCGGCCGGCCTGGCCTGGTCGCGGTACTCGTTCGTCGGGGTGCGCAGCAGCGCCACCCTCACCGCGTCCGACGGCGTCGCGTACTGGACGGGCCAGCCGCCGGCCGGGCTGCCGACCGGCGGCGACCCCGTCCGGGTGCTGCGCGAGACCGTCGCGGCCCTCGCCGGCCCGGCCTGGAACCCGGCCAGCGGCATGCCGCCGCTGACCGGGGGCATGGTCGGCTACCTGGGGTACGACCTGGTGCGCCGCTTCGAGCGGCTGCCCGAGCTGACCGAGGACGACCTCGGCGTGCCCGAGCTGGGCATGATGCTCGCCACCGACCTGGTGGTCCTCGACCACTACGACGGCTCGGCGCTGCTGATCGCCAACGCCGTGCTGCCGCCGTCGGACGCGCCGGACCGCGACGCCCAGGTCGCCGCCGCGTACCACCACGCGGTCGGGCGGCTGGACGCGATGACGACGGCGCTGTCCCGGCCCATCCCGCCGATGATCTCGACTGTGGCCCGGCCGGCGGCCGGCGACGTCGTCAGCCGCACCGCCGAGGGGGGCTACCCGAAGGCCGTCGAGGCGGCCAAGGAGGCGATCCGGGCCGGCGAGTGCTTCCAGATCGTGCTGGCCCAGCGCTTCGAGCGGGCGACCCACGCCGACCCGCTGGACGTCTACCGGGTGCTGCGCACCACCAACCCCAGCCCGTACATGTACCTGCTGCGCTTCGACGGCTTCGACATCGTCGGCTCGTCCCCCGAGGCGCACCTGAAGGTGAGCACCGCGGCGGACGGCCGGCGCCGGGCGCTGCTGCATCCGATCGCCGGCACCCGGCCGCGCGGCGGCACCCCCGAGGCCGACGCCCGGCTCGCCGCCGAACTGCTCGGCGACCCGAAGGAACGCTCCGAGCACGTGATGCTGGTCGACCTGGGCCGCAACGACCTGGGCCGGGTCTGCCGGCCGGGCACCGTCGAGGTGCCCGAGTTCGCCACCATCGAGCGGTACAGCCACGTCATGCACATCGTCTCCACCGTCGTCGGCGAGCTGCGGCAGGAGTGCACGGCGTTCGACGCGCTCGCCGCGACGTTCCCGGCCGGGACGCTCTCCGGGGCGCCGAAGGTGCGGGCCATGGAGATCATCGAGGAGCTGGAGCCGGTGCGGCGCGGCCTCTACGGCGGCACCGTCGGGTACTTCGGCTTCGGTGGGGACCTGGACATGGCGATCGCCATCCGCACCGCGCTGATCCGCCACGGGCGCGCGTACGTGCAGGCCGGGGCGGGGGTGGTGGCCGACTCCGACCCGGCCGCCGAGGACCAGGAGACCCGGAACAAGGCCGCCGCCGTGCTGGCGGCGATCGCCGCCGCCGAGACGCTCCGGCCCGCCCGGTGA